The following coding sequences lie in one Oncorhynchus kisutch isolate 150728-3 linkage group LG17, Okis_V2, whole genome shotgun sequence genomic window:
- the lrrc69 gene encoding leucine-rich repeat-containing protein 69 has product MANNLVIRALKANSKSFNLSSKKMTEVPKSVSRLTNILTLHLNNNSLTSLPVELQTLRNLTELNLGNNSLEEIPCVLRYLNTLKKLYLFGNHITRLPPEVLEGFDNLTLLNLNHNYITVLPPEIKSLSNLETLSLLDNQLEELPVEIGFLKKMVEMNLTNNKLSRLPKQIYSLSQLARLYLARNNLTELPEGVIGLMKLRVLDVAGNRLSMFPVDFQLLTLNELLCEGNTFVQNKLMESVQAVEVLSLKELSARQILVEDKNRLGVVHRALSYHPGLSLLLADWGSCSLCLQPFLTTWLECVRFINLRKDMKMSRPQTVPVRVLLCSYKCFNKSGHSYYGVACV; this is encoded by the exons ATGGCTAACAATCTGGTTATCAGAGCTTTGAAAGCTAACTCAAAGTCGTTCAATTTGAGCTCCAAGAAAATGACCGAGGTTCCCAAATCGGTTTCGAGATTAACAAATATTTTGACCCTTCATTTGAACAATAACTCCCTTACTTCTCTGCCTGTGGAACTGCAGACGTTACGAAAC TTGACGGAACTCAATTTGGGAAATAATTCTCTGGAGGAGATCCCATGTGTTCTGAGATACCTGAACACCTTGAAAAAACTTTATTTGTTTGGAAACCACATTACAAGATTGCCACCTGAGGTGTTAG AAGGATTTGATAACCTCACTCTCCTCAATCTGAACCACAATTACATCACAGTCCTTCCACCAGAGATTAAAAG TCTTTCTAACCTAGAAACCCTCAGCTTACTGGACAACCAGTTGGAGGAACTTCCTGTAGAAATAGGTTTTCTCAAGAAGATGGTTGAGATGAATTTAACCAACAACAAGCTGTCCAGACTGCCCAAACAGATATACAGTTTGTCACAACTGGCCAGATTATATCTGGCCAGAAACAACCTCACAGAGCTGCCAGAG GGTGTTATTGGGCTGATGAAGCTCAGAGTGCTGGATGTGGCTGGAAACCGTTTATCCATGTTTCCTGTCGAC TTCCAGCTTCTGACCCTGAATGAGCTGCTCTGTGAAGGAAACACATTCGTGCAGAATAAGCTGATGGAATCTGTTCAAGCTGTGGAGGTGCTGTCATTGAAG GAGCTGTCTGCTCGTCAGATCCTGGTGGAGGACAAGAATAGGTTGGGTGTGGTCCACAGGGCTCTGTCGTACCACCCTGGTCTGAGCCTGCTGCTGGCTGACTGGGGCAGCTGTTCCCTCTGCCTCCAACCCTTCCTCACCACCTGGCTGGAGTGTGTACGCTTCATCAACCTCAGGAAG GACATGAAGATGAGCCGTCCTCAGACCGTCCCTGTACGTGTTCTCCTCTGTTCCTACAAGTGCTTCAATAAGAGCGGACATTCATACTATGGAGTCGCATGTGTATGA